Proteins from a single region of Streptomyces sp. HUAS 15-9:
- a CDS encoding 5-carboxymethyl-2-hydroxymuconate Delta-isomerase yields MPQITVDYAHPVEDSFDLDGFGRALHEATVEIAAAKPEACKTLFRYSDSCVFGYADPEANGHAIVYVTIGLLAGRSDETKAKLTEAVLELVRRHVTPEDGVTLHASAEVRDLDPSYRKFEG; encoded by the coding sequence ATGCCGCAGATCACCGTCGACTATGCGCACCCGGTCGAGGACTCCTTCGACCTGGACGGTTTCGGGCGGGCGCTGCACGAGGCGACCGTCGAGATCGCCGCGGCGAAGCCGGAGGCGTGCAAGACGCTGTTCCGGTACAGCGACTCCTGCGTGTTCGGGTACGCGGACCCCGAGGCGAACGGGCACGCCATCGTGTACGTGACCATCGGGCTCCTCGCCGGGCGCAGCGACGAGACGAAGGCGAAGCTGACGGAGGCCGTGCTGGAACTCGTCCGCAGGCATGTGACGCCGGAGGACGGCGTCACGCTGCATGCCTCCGCCGAGGTGCGCGACCTGGATCCGTCCTACCGGAAGTTC